Proteins encoded by one window of Chondromyces crocatus:
- a CDS encoding vWA domain-containing protein — MNRCSKFLRHACSGFLGLLSMGAVLASTVQGCTSEIAASPCETTFAAECGKSCLDDNGCAAGLHCSAGACTAECTEGGSECQAGITCSPRGRCGDDLGGSGFGDPGGPGDHCPSVNVTFGQVTPTVMLLIDQSGSMNDNFGGDGSRWNVLYDALMNTQNGVVSTLSDEIRFGLALYTSRDGFQGGTCPMITQVDAALGNYESIRQRYQNARPDDETPTGESIDKIVDYLKTVDEAGPRMILLATDGMPDTCAVPNPQNGEPEAIAAARRAHGEGIKTVVLSVGPDVALNHLQDMANAGAGIQNGQASAPYYQALNQTSLIDAFKQIIGGVRACVFTLDGVVTTDDPAQGEVLLDGERLTYNDPDGWRLNNASELELVGNACRRVQEDAQSIKITFPCGTVEVIQ, encoded by the coding sequence ATGAACCGCTGCTCGAAGTTTCTCCGCCATGCCTGTTCCGGCTTCCTCGGCCTGCTCTCCATGGGAGCGGTCCTCGCCAGCACGGTCCAGGGCTGCACCTCGGAGATTGCTGCCTCGCCTTGCGAGACGACCTTCGCGGCGGAGTGCGGCAAGTCCTGCCTCGATGACAATGGGTGTGCGGCCGGGCTCCATTGCAGCGCCGGCGCTTGCACTGCCGAATGCACGGAGGGAGGAAGCGAATGCCAGGCAGGGATCACCTGCAGCCCTCGCGGCCGCTGCGGTGACGACCTCGGTGGCTCGGGCTTCGGAGATCCAGGTGGCCCTGGCGATCACTGCCCCAGCGTCAACGTCACCTTCGGTCAGGTGACGCCCACCGTCATGCTCCTCATCGACCAGTCGGGGAGCATGAACGACAACTTCGGCGGCGATGGCAGCCGCTGGAACGTGCTCTACGACGCCCTGATGAACACCCAGAACGGCGTCGTCTCCACCCTCTCCGACGAGATCCGCTTCGGCCTCGCCCTCTACACGAGCCGTGACGGCTTCCAGGGCGGCACCTGCCCCATGATCACCCAGGTCGACGCTGCCCTCGGCAACTACGAGTCGATCCGACAGCGCTACCAGAACGCCCGCCCCGACGACGAGACGCCGACCGGAGAGAGCATCGACAAGATCGTCGACTACCTGAAGACCGTCGACGAAGCAGGCCCCCGGATGATCCTCCTCGCCACGGACGGCATGCCCGACACCTGCGCCGTCCCCAACCCGCAGAATGGCGAACCCGAAGCCATCGCCGCTGCCCGGCGCGCTCATGGCGAAGGCATCAAGACCGTGGTCCTCAGCGTCGGCCCCGACGTGGCCCTCAATCACCTCCAGGACATGGCCAACGCCGGCGCTGGCATCCAGAACGGCCAGGCCAGCGCCCCCTACTACCAGGCCCTCAACCAGACCTCCTTGATCGACGCCTTCAAGCAGATCATCGGTGGCGTCCGTGCCTGCGTCTTCACCCTCGACGGCGTCGTCACCACCGACGACCCCGCCCAGGGAGAAGTCCTCCTCGACGGCGAGCGGCTCACCTACAACGATCCCGACGGCTGGCGCCTCAACAACGCCTCCGAGCTGGAGCTGGTCGGCAACGCATGCCGCCGCGTCCAGGAGGACGCCCAGTCCATCAAGATCACCTTCCCCTGCGGAACGGTGGAAGTGATTCAGTGA
- a CDS encoding glycosyltransferase: MRVLHVLHTSLPYIAGYTIRSDYILRSQRDQGMQPAVVTSAQQIGQDAPLDVVSGIPHFRTQPLQGKNPPLVREARLMTALERRIETAIEEWQPDIIHAHSPMLVGLPALYAARRYHLPFVYEVRDLWENASVDRGKFKEDSLPYRATAGAEDVVFKRADATITICEALRNVLAPRVRDPQALHVVANGADSDKFVPRPDSEATRERYGLQGKRIIGYIGTFQPYEGLELLIEAIGEISRDIPDAHLVITGAGGQEEQLKAFTRDRGLGNLVTFTGRVPHDQVYDLYSIASLMAYPRIRTRTTEITTPLKPLEAMSMERPVIVSDVPAMGELVREGETGFTFRAGDVHDLARRCVAVLKDPDHLATIGRNARAWILRERHWQTLLTQYAGIYEQAIVAYRSR, from the coding sequence GTGCGCGTGCTCCACGTCCTGCATACCTCGCTCCCGTACATCGCTGGCTACACCATCCGCAGCGACTACATCCTTCGCTCCCAGCGCGACCAGGGCATGCAACCCGCCGTCGTCACCTCTGCCCAGCAGATCGGCCAGGACGCGCCCCTCGACGTCGTGAGCGGCATCCCGCACTTCCGCACCCAGCCCCTCCAGGGCAAAAACCCCCCGCTCGTGCGCGAAGCCCGCCTCATGACCGCCCTCGAGCGCCGCATCGAGACCGCCATCGAGGAGTGGCAGCCCGACATCATCCACGCCCACTCCCCCATGCTCGTCGGCCTCCCGGCCCTCTACGCCGCGCGCCGCTACCACCTCCCGTTCGTCTACGAAGTCCGCGACCTCTGGGAGAACGCCTCCGTCGATCGCGGCAAGTTCAAGGAAGACTCCCTCCCGTACCGCGCCACCGCCGGCGCCGAGGACGTCGTCTTCAAGCGCGCCGACGCCACCATCACCATCTGCGAGGCCCTCCGCAACGTCCTCGCCCCCCGCGTCCGCGACCCGCAAGCCCTCCACGTCGTCGCCAACGGCGCCGACTCCGACAAGTTCGTCCCGCGCCCCGACTCCGAAGCCACCCGCGAGCGCTACGGCCTTCAGGGCAAGCGCATCATCGGCTACATCGGCACGTTCCAGCCCTACGAGGGCCTCGAACTCCTCATCGAAGCCATCGGCGAGATCTCCCGCGACATCCCCGACGCCCACCTCGTCATCACCGGCGCAGGCGGCCAGGAAGAACAGCTCAAGGCCTTCACCCGCGACCGCGGCCTCGGCAACCTCGTCACCTTCACCGGCCGCGTCCCGCACGACCAGGTCTACGACCTCTATTCCATCGCCAGCCTCATGGCCTACCCGCGCATCCGCACCCGCACCACCGAGATCACCACCCCCCTCAAGCCCCTCGAAGCCATGTCGATGGAGCGCCCCGTCATCGTCAGCGACGTCCCCGCCATGGGCGAGCTCGTCCGCGAAGGCGAGACCGGCTTCACCTTCCGCGCCGGCGACGTCCACGACCTCGCCCGCCGCTGCGTCGCCGTCCTCAAGGACCCGGACCACCTCGCCACCATCGGCCGCAACGCCCGCGCCTGGATCCTCCGCGAGCGCCACTGGCAGACCCTCCTCACCCAGTACGCTGGCATCTACGAACAGGCCATCGTGGCCTACCGCTCTCGCTAG
- a CDS encoding Kelch repeat-containing protein yields MSHAIRSLCPLLIAGLSLGCVIVKADPSPPSPPEVPDTGPTDPGHEPPLDPEDDPPPEPPGDCDPSIPSGWRSLSSSASAGLTRWLDRQDAIYAWTGSELLVHTGVGGAVYAPATDSWRPMASVGSRLVGAWAWSGDALFVKGVDNDTNAQRWFAYHPATDTWETLPPAPLLDFRGHSAVWSTTTHELLVWGGVEEPNTVDEPYITYDGGAAYDPATGTWRVLAPSSLSGRGFHGAIWNGAAMIVYGGAEGELLPLGDGAAYDPATDAWTSIASPTATLPLAPRASARTFVGGPSGSAAIFWGGNEGPCSHCMPFDRVDGGVYDAATDAWTKIPSLETSPLGSSGLRYQPSVWVGAGRLWVLGGIGGDEGPWGPFDNGVAYDLAAETWSTIPGGHVLGARRAASVVWTGCEAIFYGGLDADSDWLTDGAIYRP; encoded by the coding sequence ATGTCACACGCCATTCGGTCGCTCTGCCCCTTGCTGATTGCCGGGCTGTCGCTCGGCTGCGTCATCGTCAAAGCCGATCCCTCGCCCCCCTCACCGCCCGAGGTGCCGGACACTGGCCCCACGGACCCTGGCCACGAGCCTCCCCTCGACCCGGAGGACGACCCTCCTCCCGAGCCACCTGGGGACTGTGACCCGTCGATCCCCTCGGGCTGGCGGAGCCTCTCCAGCTCGGCCTCGGCCGGGCTCACGCGCTGGCTGGACCGTCAGGACGCGATCTACGCCTGGACGGGGAGCGAGCTTCTCGTCCACACGGGCGTCGGGGGCGCGGTGTACGCCCCGGCCACGGACTCCTGGCGCCCGATGGCCAGCGTCGGGTCCCGCCTCGTCGGCGCGTGGGCCTGGTCGGGTGACGCGCTGTTCGTGAAGGGCGTGGACAACGACACCAACGCCCAGCGCTGGTTCGCCTACCACCCGGCCACGGACACCTGGGAGACCTTGCCGCCAGCGCCGCTGCTCGACTTCCGCGGTCACAGCGCGGTCTGGTCCACCACGACCCACGAGCTGCTCGTCTGGGGCGGCGTGGAGGAGCCGAACACCGTCGACGAGCCTTACATCACGTACGACGGCGGCGCGGCCTACGACCCGGCCACAGGCACGTGGCGCGTGCTCGCTCCGTCATCGCTCTCCGGGCGCGGGTTCCACGGTGCGATCTGGAACGGCGCGGCGATGATCGTGTACGGCGGCGCGGAAGGGGAGCTGCTGCCCCTCGGCGACGGCGCGGCCTACGATCCGGCGACCGATGCCTGGACCTCGATCGCGTCGCCCACCGCGACCTTGCCCCTGGCACCACGCGCCAGCGCGCGGACCTTCGTCGGGGGTCCCTCGGGGAGCGCGGCCATCTTCTGGGGAGGCAACGAGGGACCATGCTCCCACTGCATGCCCTTCGATCGCGTCGACGGAGGCGTCTACGACGCCGCCACGGATGCCTGGACCAAGATCCCTTCGCTGGAGACGTCGCCCCTCGGCAGCTCCGGGCTGCGCTATCAGCCCTCGGTCTGGGTGGGCGCAGGGCGCCTCTGGGTGCTGGGTGGCATCGGTGGCGACGAGGGACCCTGGGGACCGTTCGACAACGGGGTGGCGTACGATCTCGCCGCAGAGACCTGGTCCACGATCCCTGGTGGTCACGTGCTGGGGGCCCGGAGGGCTGCGTCCGTCGTCTGGACGGGCTGCGAGGCGATCTTCTACGGCGGCCTCGACGCGGACAGCGACTGGCTGACCGACGGCGCGATCTACCGGCCCTGA
- a CDS encoding sigma-54-dependent Fis family transcriptional regulator, with protein MILIDERLPKEPLHSEVVLHVRRHLRRSLRAGRGTAGDLALLFGLSSDEEKRLKLRRALDSASKIEAAAELIANARTAKPSVISLGHDDEHLDRCRAWLRLRKAEERAFDGIVATDLEMLLELSKARDYATGNTPEVPAGLAIPILIEGETGTGKELVARAIHDIWVREQENKGGFHVVQVSGLPPDLINDELFGHVRGAYTGAQSERPGRLEEADHGTLLIDEIGDLPLAAQVRLLRFLQDQKLSRVGENRERQIQVRILAATWHTLDEDIARGAFRRDLLHRIRVGWLRLPPLRKRRGVFTDVIPELLHKLGQKALPPITRSATEALSLHQWPGNLRELVGVLRLALSSAGGSTVRLEDLPPHLQRPYLEQPLFKRAPGFLCDEADGQGLTAELASWRVKEVARSLDALEAPEAAADIAGLHNFFATIPDASEDHKTVVQHLQHHQELTREQGRLTAIETEWRQIRSAPQLPDEVVRALVEAQQKALTKREAVDLELIELSRSTHLIESPWFKLLSEIREIPVFAQQDLMRILQGFIPMVTLAVSVFPDLIEKVRSFSSKGSILEQMRKALGQTQPSFDEADSATELQEEGTTNESADQDALPTKPRDYSREHWEVVLSHFRSKSSAARFLKMDQKTITSHLRRLDIEERWTGNN; from the coding sequence ATGATCCTGATCGACGAGAGACTGCCCAAAGAGCCGCTTCATAGCGAGGTGGTTCTTCACGTGCGACGGCACCTCCGACGTAGCCTGCGGGCCGGTCGAGGCACCGCTGGGGATCTCGCCCTACTCTTCGGTCTCTCGTCCGACGAAGAAAAGCGCCTCAAACTCCGCCGTGCGCTCGACTCGGCATCGAAGATCGAAGCAGCGGCGGAGCTCATCGCCAATGCCAGAACAGCAAAACCATCCGTCATTTCCCTCGGCCATGATGACGAGCACCTCGACCGCTGCCGAGCCTGGCTCCGGCTGCGCAAGGCGGAGGAGCGCGCATTCGATGGCATCGTCGCGACCGATCTGGAGATGCTGCTCGAACTCTCCAAGGCACGCGACTACGCGACGGGCAATACACCTGAGGTGCCTGCAGGGCTTGCGATTCCCATTCTGATCGAGGGCGAGACGGGCACGGGAAAGGAGCTGGTAGCGCGCGCGATACACGACATCTGGGTTCGAGAGCAGGAAAACAAAGGTGGTTTCCACGTCGTGCAGGTGTCGGGGCTGCCGCCAGACCTCATCAACGACGAACTCTTCGGTCACGTGCGGGGTGCATACACAGGTGCTCAAAGCGAAAGACCCGGCCGGCTGGAGGAGGCTGATCACGGCACGCTGCTCATCGATGAGATCGGCGACCTGCCGCTCGCCGCGCAGGTGCGACTGCTTCGATTCCTGCAGGATCAAAAGCTGTCGCGCGTCGGAGAAAATCGGGAGAGACAAATTCAAGTTCGGATTCTTGCGGCCACCTGGCACACCCTAGACGAGGATATCGCGCGCGGTGCTTTCCGTCGCGACCTTCTCCACCGCATTCGCGTCGGTTGGCTACGACTGCCCCCTCTTCGAAAGAGACGCGGCGTATTCACGGACGTGATCCCTGAACTCCTTCACAAGCTGGGCCAAAAGGCCTTGCCCCCCATCACACGCAGCGCCACCGAAGCTCTCTCACTCCACCAGTGGCCCGGCAATCTGCGTGAACTCGTGGGAGTCCTGCGCCTCGCGTTGAGCAGCGCCGGCGGCAGCACGGTTCGGCTCGAAGACCTCCCTCCTCATCTCCAGCGCCCTTATCTCGAGCAGCCGCTTTTCAAGCGGGCACCAGGCTTCCTCTGCGACGAAGCCGACGGACAGGGATTGACTGCGGAACTGGCTTCCTGGCGGGTGAAGGAGGTGGCCCGCAGTCTGGACGCGTTGGAAGCTCCAGAGGCAGCAGCTGACATTGCAGGCCTTCACAACTTCTTCGCGACTATTCCTGACGCTTCCGAAGATCACAAGACTGTGGTTCAGCACCTTCAGCACCACCAGGAGCTAACCCGCGAACAGGGGCGGCTCACCGCCATCGAAACTGAATGGCGACAAATCCGTTCAGCACCTCAGCTCCCTGACGAAGTCGTTCGCGCCCTCGTCGAGGCACAACAGAAGGCTCTCACCAAACGCGAAGCGGTCGACCTCGAACTCATCGAGCTGTCGAGGAGCACACACCTCATAGAGAGCCCTTGGTTCAAGTTGCTCAGTGAGATTCGTGAGATCCCCGTGTTCGCGCAGCAAGATCTCATGCGGATCCTCCAAGGATTCATTCCCATGGTCACGCTTGCCGTCTCGGTCTTTCCGGACCTTATCGAAAAGGTGAGGTCGTTCTCAAGCAAAGGCAGCATTCTGGAACAGATGCGCAAAGCCCTGGGGCAGACGCAACCCTCGTTTGATGAAGCGGACAGTGCGACTGAGTTGCAGGAGGAGGGGACGACTAACGAAAGTGCCGACCAAGACGCCCTACCAACTAAACCCCGCGATTATTCGCGTGAGCATTGGGAGGTAGTCTTGAGCCATTTCCGATCCAAGTCCTCGGCAGCTAGATTCCTGAAGATGGATCAGAAGACCATCACGTCACACCTCCGACGGCTCGACATCGAGGAACGTTGGACCGGCAATAACTAA